One region of Primulina tabacum isolate GXHZ01 chromosome 1, ASM2559414v2, whole genome shotgun sequence genomic DNA includes:
- the LOC142546394 gene encoding protein OXIDATIVE STRESS 3 LIKE 2-like: protein MEEGKARQILQDSWFRYENHLKNKDQWLKVEEEEEYSSHENSVVSNGSSVSLSSCDTTDDAASSSSNLSGSLYDLSELMVQLPIKRGLSKFYQGRSESFTSLSRVTSVEDLAKKTTPFRKKMKVSKSCENGLNSYKSYILPKPLISKTKKDSNKRGGGVVCGRTSLAPRHKKMEC, encoded by the exons ATGGAAGAAGGGAAAGCTCGTCAAATCTTGCAAGATTCATGGTTTCGGTATGAAAACCATTTGAAGAACAAGGATCAATGGCTCAAAGTTGAGGAGGAAGAGGAGTATTCCTCTCATGAAAATTCAGTGGTCTCCAATGGATCTTCCGTTTCTTTAAGTTCTTGTGATACGACGGATGATGCGGCGTCGTCGTCTTCGAATTTGAGTGGATCTTTGTATGATTTATCGGAGCTTATGGTGCAATTACCTATCAA GAGAGGACTTTCCAAGTTCTACCAAGGGAGATCGGAGTCATTTACATCACTTTCAAGGGTCACGAGTGTTGAAGATTTAGCCAAGAAAACAACTCCTTTTAGGAAGAAAATGAAGGTCTCGAAGAGCTGCGAGAATGGGTTAAATAGCTATAAGTCATACATTCTCCCCAAGCCACTCATATCGAAGACCAAGAAAGATTCAAATAAGAGAGGCGGTGGTGTCGTCTGCGGCAGGACTTCACTTGCTCCTCGACACAAGAAAATGGAATGCTAG
- the LOC142546403 gene encoding protein IQ-domain 26-like, translating into MGKAAKWLKGLLGMKKGKENVGNNSNYVEKKEKKRWSFVAKSSKVSGGLSQIPVTNPATDSAWLSSYMAETNKEQNKHAIAVAAATAAAADAAVAAAQAAVAVVRLTSQGRGTLIGGGMERLAAVKIQRVFRGYLARKCLRALKGLVKFQAIVRGYLVRKRAAATLHSMQALVRAQACARYQRACRSTISDQRFIHELRSRKSMDRFDSTRSEFPSKRLSSFYDQSFDESPKIVEIDTYKPKSRSRRFNNTCMSEYGDQDDYYQVISSPRVTPARLSIPSCRHNQDMDWGVGSEFYKYATAQNTPRYTNSGHTNSPAKPASSIYGDGFFRPYSNYPSFMANTQSFKAKLRSQSAPKHRPEYDLKKRLSLNDIMASRSSFSGVRMQKPFPRVQEDFEF; encoded by the exons ATGGGAAAGGCAGCAAAGTGGTTGAAGGGGTTGCTTGGAATGAAGAAAGGCAAAGAAAACGTGGGGAACAACTCGAATTATGTTGAGAAAAAGGAGAAGAAAAGGTGGAGCTTCGTTGCAAAGTCCAGCAAGGTTTCGGGTGGACTAAGTCAGATTCCGGTTACTAATCCGGCCACCGATTCGGCATGGCTGAGTTCTTATATGGCTGAGACAAACAAGGAACAGAACAAGCACGCAATTGCCGTGGCTGCTGCCACAGCAGCCGCTGCTGATGCGGCTGTCGCAGCTGCGCAGGCGGCGGTGGCGGTTGTGAGGCTCACAAGCCAAGGGAGAGGAACATTGATTGGTGGTGGTATGGAGAGGTTGGCCGCTGTAAAGATCCAGAGAGTTTTCCGTGGTTATTTG GCCAGAAAATGCCTCAGAGCTCTAAAAGGACTAGTGAAATTTCAGGCCATTGTTAGAGGCTACCTCGTTAGAAAACGGGCCGCAGCAACTCTACACAGCATGCAAGCTCTCGTTCGGGCTCAGGCTTGCGCCCGGTACCAGAGGGCCTGTCGCTCCACCATCAGCGATCAAAGATTCATTCATGAATTGAGATCAAGAAAATCCATG GACAGGTTTGATAGTACTAGGAGTGAGTTCCCGAGCAAGAGGCTATCGTCCTTTTACGACCAGTCGTTCGATGAAAGCCCAAAGATCGTTGAAATCGATACCTACAAGCCAAAATCAAGATCAAGAAGATTCAACAACACTTGCATGTCAGAATATGGAGATCAAGATGATTACTACCAAGTGATATCATCGCCTCGTGTAACCCCAGCACGTTTGTCGATCCCAAGTTGTCGGCACAATCAAGACATGGACTGGGGCGTTGGTTCCGAATTTTACAAGTATGCAACTGCACAAAACACTCCAAGATACACAAACTCAGGCCATACAAATTCTCCTGCCAAGCCAGCAAGTAGTATCTATGGAGATGGATTCTTTAGGCCATATTCAAACTACCCTAGCTTTATGGCAAATACACAGTCGTTTAAGGCGAAACTGAGGTCCCAAAGCGCGCCTAAGCACAGACCTGAGTATGACCTGAAGAAGAGGCTGTCGTTGAACGATATAATGGCGTCTAGAAGTAGCTTCAGTGGTGTTAGGATGCAGAAGCCGTTCCCTCGAGTTCAAgaagattttgaattttaa